Proteins from one Terriglobia bacterium genomic window:
- a CDS encoding Fic family protein, which produces MATPPRKLAESLDVLKTLQEGGRRVFKSDELSRVHRERLVANGFLQDVMKGWLISSGPSARPGDSTPWYASFWEFCALYCNERFGNEWHLSTEQSLWLHGEKTVIPEQVVINSPKGTNNTIGFPFGTSLYDLKVQEMPVASDLVTRDGLRLFSPAAALVRVAESFFARSPVETQVVLASLREPSDLLRLLLNGGHSAKAGYLAGAFRQTGRPAFADEIIGTMKSAGYDVRESNPFDAVQIFGIPRRAAAPIVGRIEMLWESTREAVIEHFPKPPGLPKDKKAYLHRIDEIYKSDAYHSLSIEGYSVTPEVIEKVRQGNWSPEHDGDDRQSRDALAARGYWQAFQMVKATIRKVIAGENPGTLARAMHKEWYRGLFQPCVTSGLIEPGALAGYRNIPVYLRTSRFVPPRWEAAREAMPVLFDLLEKETEPGVRAVLGHWLFGYIHPYPDGNGRMARFLMNVVLASGGYPWTVIRVDDRDAYLTALDRASIEMDIRPFSAFVAERVRWSLEHHKHR; this is translated from the coding sequence TGAAGACGCTTCAGGAAGGAGGAAGACGTGTATTCAAGTCGGACGAACTGAGCAGGGTCCACCGCGAACGGCTGGTGGCAAACGGTTTTTTGCAGGACGTGATGAAAGGCTGGCTGATTTCATCGGGCCCGAGCGCGCGCCCCGGCGACAGCACACCCTGGTATGCGTCGTTCTGGGAATTCTGCGCGCTTTACTGCAACGAGCGTTTCGGGAACGAGTGGCACCTCTCGACGGAGCAGTCGCTCTGGCTGCACGGCGAGAAGACGGTCATCCCGGAGCAAGTCGTAATTAACAGTCCAAAGGGCACAAACAATACGATCGGGTTTCCCTTCGGGACCTCGCTTTATGACCTGAAGGTACAGGAGATGCCGGTGGCAAGCGATCTGGTGACAAGGGATGGCTTGCGGCTTTTCTCGCCGGCGGCGGCGCTCGTGAGGGTGGCGGAATCCTTCTTCGCCCGCAGCCCTGTTGAAACACAGGTGGTGCTGGCAAGCCTCCGTGAGCCTTCCGACCTGCTGCGCCTTTTGCTTAATGGCGGCCATTCCGCGAAAGCGGGCTATCTGGCTGGGGCCTTCCGCCAGACCGGACGCCCTGCTTTTGCGGATGAGATCATCGGCACGATGAAGAGCGCGGGCTACGATGTGCGGGAAAGCAATCCCTTCGACGCTGTGCAGATATTCGGCATACCGCGCCGGGCTGCGGCCCCCATCGTAGGGCGCATTGAAATGCTGTGGGAATCCACGCGCGAAGCCGTCATCGAACACTTCCCGAAGCCGCCGGGACTCCCGAAAGACAAAAAAGCATACCTCCACCGTATTGACGAGATCTATAAGAGCGACGCCTACCACTCGTTGTCCATTGAAGGCTACTCGGTCACCCCGGAGGTGATCGAGAAAGTGAGACAGGGCAACTGGAGTCCCGAGCATGACGGTGATGACCGTCAGAGCCGTGACGCGCTGGCGGCGCGCGGCTACTGGCAGGCATTCCAGATGGTCAAAGCGACAATACGGAAAGTGATCGCGGGCGAAAACCCCGGTACGCTTGCGCGCGCGATGCACAAGGAGTGGTACCGTGGATTGTTCCAGCCTTGCGTCACGTCAGGCCTGATCGAGCCGGGTGCTCTGGCGGGATACCGGAATATCCCCGTATACCTTCGCACATCGCGCTTTGTTCCCCCACGCTGGGAAGCAGCCCGCGAGGCCATGCCGGTGCTCTTCGACCTCCTGGAAAAGGAAACGGAGCCGGGCGTGCGCGCCGTGCTCGGCCACTGGCTGTTCGGCTACATCCACCCCTACCCTGACGGCAACGGGCGGATGGCTCGTTTCCTGATGAACGTGGTGCTGGCTTCGGGCGGCTACCCCTGGACGGTTATCCGCGTTGACGACCGCGATGCCTACCTCACCGCGCTCGACCGCGCCAGCATCGAGATGGACATCAGACCTTTTTCCGCCTTCGTGGCAGAGCGCGTGCGCTGGTCGCTTGAACACCACAAACATCGGTAA
- a CDS encoding DMT family transporter — MSKRTKAEVLLVAATFFWGATFVIVKGALSDAAPLVFIALRFLLAGLLMWWVMARGRIERKAVLPSLLLGMVLFSGFAFQTWGLLYTTPSKSAFVTGFSVIMVPLISVFFGYRLGRGIMAAAGLGLVGIYFLVVPSGIGAVNRGDILTMFAAISFAIHIVLLGAYSRRISFLQLAPGQIMVVGTIAILAAPFVPTTTLHWTGRLVFAVFVTAIFATAFAFSAQVWAQQYTPPAHTALIFALEPVFAMLTSIIVIGEHFGGKEFLGFALILAGMVVSERWGGTTPAPVEG, encoded by the coding sequence TTGAGTAAACGCACGAAAGCGGAAGTGCTTCTGGTAGCCGCGACCTTCTTCTGGGGCGCAACCTTTGTGATCGTCAAGGGCGCCCTGTCGGATGCCGCGCCGCTGGTGTTTATCGCCCTGCGTTTCCTGCTGGCGGGACTGCTCATGTGGTGGGTCATGGCGCGGGGACGAATTGAGCGCAAGGCTGTCCTCCCCAGCCTGCTGCTGGGAATGGTGCTCTTTTCCGGCTTCGCCTTTCAAACCTGGGGACTGCTTTACACCACTCCTTCCAAGAGCGCCTTCGTCACGGGATTCAGCGTCATCATGGTGCCCCTGATTTCAGTTTTTTTCGGATACCGCCTGGGCCGGGGAATCATGGCGGCGGCGGGCCTGGGCCTGGTGGGGATCTACTTCCTCGTTGTGCCTTCCGGGATTGGAGCGGTGAATCGCGGCGATATACTGACAATGTTCGCGGCGATTTCATTCGCCATTCATATCGTGCTGCTCGGTGCCTACTCGCGCCGCATTTCATTTCTGCAACTTGCGCCGGGACAAATCATGGTTGTCGGGACGATCGCCATCCTGGCAGCGCCGTTTGTCCCCACCACGACCCTGCATTGGACTGGCCGCCTGGTTTTCGCTGTTTTCGTGACGGCGATCTTCGCCACCGCTTTTGCCTTCAGCGCCCAGGTGTGGGCGCAGCAATACACCCCGCCGGCCCACACGGCCCTGATCTTTGCGCTGGAGCCCGTTTTCGCCATGTTGACTTCAATCATCGTTATCGGTGAGCATTTTGGCGGAAAAGAGTTTCTTGGTTTCGCCCTCATTCTGGCAGGGATGGTTGTCTCCGAGCGATGGGGCGGAACCACGCCCGCGCCAGTCGAAGGGTAG